The Peptococcus niger genomic sequence AACAAATCGGGCATATACCCAATCGCACATACCAGCCCAGATGTTGAGCCAGCGTACTTACGGGGAATTTTGAGTTCTGTAGGAACCGCAAACATGGAGCCACGTGCCATATAAGTGAAAATTGCTGTAATAATGGTCATGGCTATAAGAATGTTAGCGTTTATTCCTTTAGGCATAAACATAAATGAACCAACACATAAAATAGCCCCCATTAAAGAAATACCAATGACCAATGATAGTGAATTAATTTTATCGCCCAGCCAACCACCAAATGGGGCACCGATGAAACGCGTCCCATATGTCCGGATGATTGCAAGCCCTCCAGTAAACACCACCGATACCCCCAAAACATTGCTAAAGTAGGGTGTGTAATAGGACAGCGTGCAGTACATTGTGTAGGTGGAAAAAACGGCAATACCGCTCATCCAGGTTCTCGGACTTGTGAAGATATAAATCCAGTCCTTAAAGGTCATTTTGTCAGCGGGTTCAGAAATATCTCCTTTTTTATTTTCGACAAAATCTTCTTTGGGAGATGGTATCAAAAAATAAAGAACAATTAATGTTAGAACGCCAATAATCGCATAGCAAATTATAGCCGCCCTTAAGCCATTTATACCAAGCTTATCTGTCGCAAATTTTGTAAAAAAATACAAGGCTAAAAAATTGACAATAACATTACCAAGCCCGCAAAAAGCTTCAACCAAACCAAAAATTGTACCTTGCTGTTTTTCGCTACCAACTAATCTGCTTAATTTAATATGCGCAGGGAAATACAAAAAAAGTCCGGCAATGGCAAATCCAGCCCACGCTATAAGCGCAAATCGATAGGTCATGTGAATTGCAAAAATTAAATTTAAAATACATATGGACCCAATACCAATCATATAAATGGTTTTTGCATTAAATCTATCACTAAGCACGCCACCAACGGCTGCTAACAGATTGCCAA encodes the following:
- a CDS encoding MFS transporter gives rise to the protein MEQRKTRERLSPRQIITLFFLGLGYTVVYATPFIQYVFYDSLVAALGCTQQQLGYLITIFGIGNLLAAVGGVLSDRFNAKTIYMIGIGSICILNLIFAIHMTYRFALIAWAGFAIAGLFLYFPAHIKLSRLVGSEKQQGTIFGLVEAFCGLGNVIVNFLALYFFTKFATDKLGINGLRAAIICYAIIGVLTLIVLYFLIPSPKEDFVENKKGDISEPADKMTFKDWIYIFTSPRTWMSGIAVFSTYTMYCTLSYYTPYFSNVLGVSVVFTGGLAIIRTYGTRFIGAPFGGWLGDKINSLSLVIGISLMGAILCVGSFMFMPKGINANILIAMTIITAIFTYMARGSMFAVPTELKIPRKYAGSTSGLVCAIGYMPDLFIFVLYGYWLDKYGNDGFNKIFTFAIAVMALGVVNSIMIWIYKRKKGLVNG